One Glycine soja cultivar W05 chromosome 2, ASM419377v2, whole genome shotgun sequence genomic region harbors:
- the LOC114386337 gene encoding uncharacterized protein LOC114386337, translating to MEESLVPKRPREEAQVEEEKGLNFEEDYSSSSKRHKPYNHILSLLDSEEEDSTQDLSPLMTTLQQEITCASKNTLDALLVCPTQENDQNTLTITSLEDNNATTSQVLKEDEESDKERVMKHLLQASDDELGIPNSGDGLWGFEDNEFTSGDGFSSLCDKLWELEDERANYYAFLQSELFLGGY from the coding sequence ATGGAGGAAAGTTTGGTGCCAAAGAGGCCTAGAGAAGAAGCCcaagtggaagaagaaaaaggcttGAACTTTGAAGAAGATTATTCCTCATCCTCAAAGAGGCACAAGCCATACAACCACATCCTCTCACTTCTTGATTCAGAGGAAGAGGACTCAACACAAGACCTCTCCCCTCTCATGACAACCCTCCAACAAGAAATCACTTGTGCCTCCAAAAATACCCTAGATGCCCTTTTGGTGTGCCCAACTCAAGAAAATGACCAAAACACCCTCACAATCACTAGTTTAGAGGACAATAATGCAACAACCTCACAAGTTTTGAAGGAAGATGAAGAGAGTGACAAGGAGAGGGTCATGAAACATCTCCTTCAAGCCTCTGATGATGAACTTGGGATTCCAAATAGTGGGGATGGGTTATGGGGTTTTGAAGATAATGAATTTACTAGTGGGGATGGATTTTCTTCTTTGTGTGACAAGTTGTGGGAGCTTGAAGATGAAAGAGCTAACTACTATGCTTTCTTGCAATCTGAACTCTTCCTAGGGGGGTATTAG